The following is a genomic window from Bacillota bacterium.
TTCAGGCGGTGCTCCCGCACGGCCTCGATGATTTTGTTCTGGCCCGGTTCGGAGCACATGTACTTTTCGTCCACGCTCATGACCACTCCCGGCAGCCGGGCGGCCTCGGCCGCCAGCCCGGGACAGTCCACGACCCCGCCGATGTTCGAACCGCACCAGCATACAAACACGCCTGTTCTAGCCATTGCCTACACTCCCACGGGTTGGGTTCTAAAACGCGAATTTTACGAAATGCTTGTCCAGGCCCAGTTCCCGGCCGGACAGCCCGAAGGCCGACCCCAGCAACTGGGTGAAGTAGAGCACCGGCAGGCCAAAGTCCGTGCCGAAAGCCCGGTTCACGTGTTCCTGACGGGCGTCGAGGTTGTTTTGGCAGAGGGGGCAGGCGCACACCAGGCAGTCCGCCCCGGCGCGCCGCGCCACCTCCAGGATGTCGCGGACCAGTTTAAGCGTCACCGGTTCGTTCGCCACCCCGTGGGCCGCCCCGCAGCACTCGGTCTTGTAGCCCCAGGGCAGCGACTCCGCTCCGGCCAGGCGGACCAGGTCGTCCATGGACCGCGGGTCTTCGGGGTCGTCAAATCCCGTGACGGCCGGCGGCCGGACGAGCAGGCAGCCGTAGTAGCAGGCCGCCTTCAGCCCGTCAAGGGGCCGCGTGACCTGTGCTTTCAGGTGCTCGGCATCGAGGCCCCCCAGCACCTCGAGCAGGGACCGTACACCCGTCCGCCCCGCATAGTCCCGGGCGGTGACCCGCGCCACCCGCTCCCGCAGTCCGGGATCCTCCCCCAGTTCCTTGCGCGCCACCGCCAGCCGCTGGTAGCAGGCGGCGCACGGCACGACGATGTCCCCGGCACCCTGCGCTTCGGCCAACGCCAGGTTGCGCGCCGCCAGGGACACGGCCAAGAGATGACTGGTGCTATGGGCCGAGGACGCCCCACAGCAGTTCCAGTCCGGAATTTCGGCCAGCCCGATCCCCAGCCGGGCGCACACCGCCCGGGCCGAAAGGTCAAACTCCCGGCCGGTGGCGTGCAGGGAGCAGCCCGCATAGTAAGCGTAGTTCATTGGCCGCTTGTCAATCGGCCCAAGCGGGCCAAGCCCCTTCGGGAGCAATCCGCATAGTAATAGTAAGCGTAGTTCATTGGCCGTCCTCCATGCGCTTGACTTCGGCGAAGATGCGGGCCACCTCCGTCGCCCCCCTGATCCGGGAGGGACGGAACTTGAGCCGTCCCCGGACCAGCAGGCCGCGGGCCAAATCACTGTCCTTGAACGGTTTTCCGGACCTCAAGTTATGCTGCAGGCCGATGCCCAGCTCGTGGGCCCGGCCGTGACGGCGCACCGAATCCAGGAAGATCCGGTTGAAAAGCGCGGTGCCGGCCCCTTTCCGGGTCCGCCCCTCGCGCCGGGCCATGATCCGCAAGGCGTCCATCAGCGCGGCCAGGTCGACGTTTTTCGGGCACCGGGTGCTGCACGTCGCACAGGTCGAACAAAGCCAGACCGCCTTGTTGTCCAGCGCCTCCTCCCGCAGTCCCAATTGAACCAGGCGGATTACCTGGTGGGGCATCAGGTCCATGGAAAAGGCAAGTGGACAACCGGCCGTGCACTTGCCACACTGGTAGCAATGCGTGAGCCGCTGCCCGCTTCGCTTCTCCACTTCTTCGACAAAATGGGCGCCGTCCGCCGCCGCCCGGGAAAGATTCAACACCAGCGCCGTTTCCTCCGCCTCTTTAGAAAGCAAAAAAAATAACAATCCGGTTTTCGATTACTTCTCCGGGAGGTGCTGAAACTCCTCTTAAAAAAATTCCGGGGCCGTTTTTTCAATCCCCCTTGCCCCGGCTACCGCCGACTGGTATAATGCAGTCAGAACCCATATGACCCGTGAGCAGGGTCGGGGGAGGCTCTCCGGTGGATGCGGGAGCGTTAAACCCCCCACACAGCGCAAATCCACCTTGTGCTGGCTCCGTGGTAAGGCTGGGGAACACGTGAAAGAGCCCCCAGCGGAAGAACTAATACCCCGCAGACCAAAGCGGGTTTTTTATTTTCGCCCGCTGCCGGCAAGTGAAAACTCCTACTTGATGATCTTCGACAGGATCGACTTCAGGAAACCCGGGAGACGAATGAAGTAAACGCGCAAGACCTTCCCCTCCTCCAGTCGTTATGGAGTATTCTATGGCTTTGGGGAGGCAAACGTGCCGTCAAAAAGAAACTCGGCCGCCGCTTCCAGCCCTGCCTCCAGGGACCCGTAAACCGGTACCGCCGGCAGGGACTCCAAGAATAGGGCGCCGTATCTTTTGCGCACCAACCGGTTGTCCAGAATGAACACCACGCCGCGGTCCGAGGTCGTGCGGATCAGGCGCCCGAAGCCTTGTTTAAGGCGGAGTACGGCTTGCGGCAAGCACAGGTCGTTGAAGTCACTCCGGCCCCGCCGGCGCACCTCCTCGCGCCGCGCCTGGAGCACCGGCCGGTTCGGCGGCTCAAACGGGAGCTTCACAATCACCAGGCAGGACAGCGCGTCCCCCGGAACGTCCACCCCTTCCCAAAAACTGGCGGCCCCAAAGAGCACCGCCTGGGGCGTGCTGCGGAAATGCTGCAGCAGGCGCGCCCGCCCCCCGTCGAGGCCGTGGCCCAACAGTTCCAAACCCTGCTGTTCCAGGACGGGTTTCAATCTTCTATATGCGGTGCGCAACGCTTTATGTGCGGTAAATAGTGCAAGCGTCCGCCCCTTGGTGATCCCGGCGATCCGGCCGAGAGCGGCGGTGACGGCGTCAAGGTAGGTCCCGTCCCCGTCTCCGGGGTCGGGCAGGTCGGTGACCACGTACAAAAGAGCCTGTTCGGCATAGGTGAAGGGGGAGCCGACGATCAGGCTTTCGCGGAGGTCACGCGGCACAGAAGAAAGGCCCACCCGCTCCTGGAAAAAAGCAAATGACCTTCGGACGGTCAGCGTGGCCGAAGTGAGAACGACCGGCTTGCCGGAGCGGAAGAGGCCGTCGTGAAGGAGCTCTCCCACGTGGACCGGCGCCGCGCGGAGCACGCCCCCCGCGGTGCGCCGCCCCCCGCCCTCCAGCCAGAAAACGTACCCGGGATCGGCGGCCGTACAAACAAAGTCCAGGTCGCCGGCCAGGCGCTTGCCGGCCGCCGACTCCAGGTCAAGCTCCAGCCGCAGTTCTTCCCGCACGGCGGGGACAGAGCCGCCGGACAGCCGTTCAATGGCCCGGGAGAGCCGCTGCAGGTAGGCCTCCAGGCTCCCGGCGAGTTCCAGGTGGCTTCCCGCCGTTTCCGGGCCCGACTGGAGGTCCCCCGGACCGAGGCGCACCACGGCGAAGTCATCGTCCGGGGCTTTTGTACGCAAAAGACGCGCGCCCAGCAGCGCAAAAAAATGCCGTGCCGCCGCCAGCAGCGCTTCCCCGTCGCGGAGAAACTCATCCCGGTTGTCGGGATAATGCCGGCCGATTTTGCCGGTCAGCCGGTTCAGTCCCTCCACCCACCTTTCGAATCCGGCCAGCGATAAGGTGGTCCCCAGTTGCTCGGTGGCCACGTCCTCAAGGTGGTGCGCCTCGTCCAGCACCAGGGCGCCGTATGTGGGCAGCAGCCGGTTTTCCATCCTCAGGTCGGAGAGCAGGAGCGAATGGTTGGTGATCACCAGGTGCGCCCGTTCGGCGGCCCGCCGGGCCCGCTGCAGAAAACAGGCATTGTTGAAGCCGCAGTGCGCATGCGCGCAGCCCCAGTCTCCGGCGGCCACACCGTCCCAGAACCCGCGCTCCCCGGGGCGCAGGCTGAGTTCCGCCCGGTCTCCGGTGCCGGTCAAGGTCAGCCACACCGCGATGCGGGCATACAAAAGACCCTCCTCGGGCTGAAAGCTCTGCCCATCTGCGGCCGCCCCCCAACGCCGCAGGCAAAGATAGTGCCCCCGGCCTTTCAGGAGCGCCGCCTTCAGCGGCGCTTCCAACGCCCGGCGGAGAACCGGCAGGTCTTTTTCCATCAGTTGGTCCTGAAGATTGATGGTGTGCGTCGATACCACCACCCGCCGGCGTGCGTCCAGGGCCCAGAGCGCGGCCGGGACCAGGTAAGCGAACGACTTGCCGGTGCCGGTGCCGGCTTCCACCGTGAGGACGGTCTCTTGCTCCAGGGCCCGTTCCACCGCCAGGGCGACCTGCATTTGGGGCTCCCGGTATTCGAAGCCGGCGAAGTGGCGGGCCAGTACACCGCCGGGACCCAAGACCGCCTCCACGGCCTGCGAGCCGAACTCTACTCCGGCTCCGCCCGCCGGATCCCGGGCGGGCCAATCGCTGACGCCTGCCGCTGTTGCCGCCGCCTGGATTCCGTGGTCCGGAAGGGTTTGGGCCCCCAAACGCACCACGGCGTCCACCAGGGGAAACCAGGGGGAACCCGGCGTTTGGGACAAGATGCGGTGCACAGTGGCCTGGGTGGTGAACTCGAGGCGGCAAAACCTTTCCAGAAGGGCCGCGAACAGCCCGGCCGCCGCCCGGGCGTCCCCGAGGGCGCGGTGGTCCGGCCGCTCGGGCAGGTCCAGGTGCGCACACAAAAATTCCAGGCGGTACGAGGGCAGTCCGGGCAGCACCAGCCGCGCCAGGTCCGCGGTGTCATACGCCCGCGCCGCCCGGTAACCGGCGTGACGGGCCAGGAAGGCCAGGTCGAAGTCCACGTGGTGCCCGGTCACCGGCCCGCTCCCGAGGAAGGCGGTCACCGCCGGGCGCACTTTTGCCCAATCCGGCGCGTCCGCCAGATCGGCGTCGTTCAGGCCGGTCAGGCTCTTGATCCGCGCCGGCAAAGGGCGCGACGGGCGCACCAGGGCGTGGAAAACCGCCCCGGATTTCCCGTCCTCGATGCGCACCATACCGACCTCCACAATCTCGTCCGTCTCAGGATCAAGGCCGGTGGTTTCCAAATCCAACACCACAAACGTGCGGGACACCGTTCACTCCCCTTGCTTTCGAGCTGGCGGCCCGCCCCTTTATTCCCGGCCGCGCATACCTCCGGACTCCGCCTCCGGGCGGGCCTCGCCGGTTGCTGCCGGCTGGTCCGGTTTTTCCGCCTTCGGTGTGCCTTTGGCACCCATTTCGTACCCGGCCAGTTTGGCCGTCAGCTCTTTGATCCGCCGGCCCATCCGGAACTGGCGCGCCATACCCAACACCAAAGCAATGAGGGCCCCCGCGAACACCGATCCGAGAACCACCAGGGAGAGGGAGATCTCCTTTACCCGCCAGAACAGGAACTCAATGGCCACCGGGTCCACGTTCTGCACCGCGAACACCGCCACCAGGAAGGCAAACAGCAATCCAAAAAACAAGAACATCTGCATTGTCCGCCCCTCTCCTTTCAAAAAAGCAGGACGCCAACAATTGCGCCAATGCCGCTGGAAACCCTATAATCTAAAAAACACCCGGAACGCAAAGATACTCAAATTCTACCACAACCGGGGGCGGAGGTGGGTCATGAGTGTGATAAAGGCCGGTATCTGCCAGATGCCGGTAACCATGAACAAGGAGCAAAACCTGGCCCGGGCCCGCGAGATGGCGTCCGAAGCCGCACGGGCCGGAGCCCGGGTGGTGGTGCTGCCCGAAATGTTCAATTGCCCCTACCGGCACGAGTTCTTCACCCGCTTCGCCGAAACATACCCGGACGGGGACACCTACCGGATGCTGGCGGGCACCGCCCGGGACTTGGGCGTGTACCTCATCGGCGGTTCAATTCCGGAAGCGGAAGAGGGACGCACGTACAACACCTGCTTCGTGTACGGCCCCGACGGGCGGATGCTGGGCCGCCAGCGCAAGCTGAACCTGTTCCGCATCGCGACGGAGGAACTGGTTTTTCGCGAATCGGACACCCTGTCCCCCGGAACGGGCCCGCCCGTGGTCTTTGTCACCCCCCTGGTCACCTTCGGCGTGGCCATCTGCTTCGACCTCCGGTTTCCGGAGCTGTTTTCGGACTTGGCGGCCCGCGGTGCGGAGCTGATTGTCGTCCCCGGCGCCTTCAACACCGTCACCGGCCCTCTGCACTGGGAACTGCTGTTGCGCTCCCGCGCCGTCGACAACCAGGTGTTTGTGGCGGGGGCCGGACCAGCCTGGACGAAAGACAGCCCGTACCCGTACCACGGCCACTCCTTGGTCGCGAGCCCCTGGGCCGAGGTGGTCGCCGCCGCCGATGAGCGGGAGAGGGTACTCCTGGCTGAAATAGACCTCGGCCGGGTCGCGGAGGTCCGAAAAAGACTGCCGCTATGCCGGAACGGAAAGTTTTCCATATAAAATTCTACATAAAATGTATGGTCAAAACCATTGCTGGTTATAATTCTACCGGACCCAGTAACAACCTAACTCCTCTCCCTTTCTGCTGTACCGCTTCGGTACAGCGTTTTTTATGCCCATCCAACGACCGTGGATTCGTCCCGCCGGGTTAAAGGCTGCACTTTATACCAGGCTTCTTAAGTCAGTGTCCCGGCCTTTAGCCTAATAACTAACAAGGCCCGGCAGGCCGGGCCTGAACATGCTGTTCTGGGACTCCCGATCCACAGAGGGCGTCAGGAAAGTGAGGTGATGTATTTTTCGGCCCAGATGGCCGCTATCGCTCCGTCACTCACCGCGGTGGCGATCTGCCGGAGCGGGGTGCGGCGCACGTCGCCGACCGCGTAGATCCCAGGCCGCGAGGTGCGCATGTGCCAGTCGGTGATGATAAACCGGCGGTCATCAAGGTCCACGAGCTTCTCAACCAGGTAGCTGTTCGGTTTGATGCCCACGTAGACGAACACCCCGTCCACCTTGAGATTCCACTTTTCACCGGTCTGGACGTTTTCCAGCACGATTCCGTCCACCGCCTTGTCCCCGCTGATGGCCAGCACCTTGGTCTGGGGGACCGTTTCAATTTTCGGGTTTTCTTCAATTCGCCGCTGCCCCACCCGCGAACGCTTGATGCTCTCCCGCGGATGCACCAGGTATACACGGGAGGCGAACCGGGACAGATAGTGCGCCTCCTCAACGGCGGCGTCCCCGCCCCCGACCACGGCCACCGGCTGGTCCCGGAAAAAGGCGCCGTCGCACACCGCGCAATAGGAGACACCGCGTCCCCGCAGGCGGTCCTCGCCCTCCGCCCCAAGGGGGCGCGGTCCGGTGCCGGTGGCGATGACCACCACCCGGGTGGAGACCTCCCCGTCACGGGTGCGCAGGCGGTAGAAGCCGTTGTCCGGCGCAATCTCGTGCACTTCGTTGAACTCTATGGTCAAGCCGACTTGAAGGGCGTGCTCTTCCATCCGCGCGATCAGGTCGGGGCCGCTGATACCGCCCGGAAACCCGGGGTAGTTGTCGACCTTCTCGGCGGAAAGCACACTGCCGCCCAGGGCGCTCCGCTCGTACAGCACCACGTCCAGGCCCGACCGCACGGCGTATATCCCGCAGGTCAGGCCCCCGGGGCCACCGCCGATAATGACCAGGTCTTTCATCAGATTGATCACCTCATAGACTAAAATGATGGTCCGCCGCCCGCCTCCAGTTCCCGGGCCGCGGCCAGCGCCCCGAGTTTTGCATATTCCCGGGAAAGACCCCCCTGCAGGTAGACCGCAAAAGGCGGGCGGAGCGGAGCGTCGGCGGTTAGTTCCAGCGACGCGCCCTGCACGAAGGTGCCGGCGGCCATCACCACCCCGTCCCGGTAGCCGGGCAGGGGCGCCGGTTCGGGCACGGCGTGGGCGTCCACCGGAGAAGCTTTCTGAATCCCCCGGCAAAAGGCAATCACCCGCTCGGCCGTCCCCAGGCGGACGGCCTGCACGATATCGGTGCGCCGGTCCGCAAAGCCGGGCCGGACCTCATAGCCGAGCCGCTCAAACAGGCGGGCGGCGAATACCGCCCCTTTCAGCGCCTCGGCCACGAAATGCGGGGCCAAATACAGGCCCTGGAACAAGAGCCGCAAGTCGCCCAGCGAGGCCCCCACCGCCCGGCCCAGCCCCGGAGCGGTGAGCCTGGCGGCCGCCAGTTCCACACACTCCGCCGAACCGGCCAGGTAGCCGCCGCTCGGCGCCAGCCCGCCGCCGGGGTTCTTGATCAGCGACCCGCATACCAGGTCCGCTCCCACCGCGCACGGTTCCCGCGCTTCGGTGAATTCCCCGTAGCAGTTGTCCACCACCACCCGGACCCGCGGAAACCGCAGTTTCACCGCGCCGATCAGCCGGGCCATCGTATCCAGGTTCAAGGGCGACCGCCACTCATATCCCCCGGACCGTTGCAGGAGCAGCACCCTGGCCCGCGGGCCGAGCGCCGCGACCAACGCCTCCAAATCGGGCTCCCCGTCCGCCTCAAAATCCAACCGGCGGTAACCGACGCCCATTTCCGCCAAGGACCCCGGAGCCTCCCGGACACCGATCACCCGCTCCAGGGTGTCGTACGGTTTGTTCACCGCCACCAGTTCGTCCCCGGGGCGCAAAAGCCCGAACAACCCGACCGCCAGCGCGTGGGTGCCGGATACGATCTGCAGCCGAACCAAGGCCGATTCGGCATCGAAAACCCGCGCAAAGACCTGCTCCAGCACTTCCCGGCCCACGTCGCCGTATCCATAGCCGGTGGTGCCCCGGAAGTGGACTTCGCTCACCCGGTGTTCATGAAAGGCGGCCAGCACCTTCCGGTGGTTAAAGGAAGCCGTCTTTTCAATTTCGCGGCAGACTTCCGCGATTTCCCGTTCGACCTCGTCGGCCAATACCAACAACCGGTCGTTCATCTGCTTCTGGGAGGCCGCTGCAAAACTGCGCCTGGCAAAAGAGAGGTGTGAAGTGAGAGGTTGGAAGTGGGATACTTGAAGGAATTCGCAAAACGAATTCCTTCGAAATTCTCACCTCGCACTTCACACCTCTCACTTCTCAACGAGGGGGCCCCTACGGTCCGACATTTCTCGGTTCGGGTGCCCCGCCGGTGTTCACCGGCCGGGATGGGCTTACCGTAGAAATCGCGTGTTTGTAAACCATCAACTGTTTGCCGTCGCTCTCCAGGATCACGGTGAAGTTGTCGAACCCCCGCACCGTGCCTTTGAGTTGAAAACCATTTACCAAGAAAATGGTGACCGGTATGTTCTCCTTACGCAACTGGTTCAGAAAAGCGTCCTGAAGGTTGATCTGCGTTTTGCTCATCAGGGTGCCTCCATGGTAGATTATCTTAGTTTATCGTTCGCCGGAACCGAGAGTACTCCTGCTCAATAGAGGCAACAATTTCTCGGGCCGCTCCCGCCGGGCCGCCGCATTCCTCCACGTCGAGCCAGCGGATCCGCTCGTCCCTCCGGAACCAGGTGAGCTGGCGCTTGGCGAACCGGCGGGTGTTCCGTTTCAGTATCCGGATTGCCTCCTCAAGGGTCAGTTCCCCGCGCAGATGGGCGGCGATCTCCTTGTACCCCAACCCTTTCATCGCCGTTAGTTCGGGACCGTAACCCTTTGCCAGCAGGGCCTCCACCTCCCGTACCAGCCCCGCCTGAACCATGGCGTCGACTCTCGCCTCGATCCTCCGGTAGAGCCGGGCCCGGTCCATGTTCAGCCCGAACATCACCGGAAGGTATTTGGGCGCCCCGCCCCGCCGGCCCGGATGGCGGCTGAAAGGGATCCCCGACTGGTAATACACCTCCAGGGCCCGGACGATCCGGCGCTGGTCGTTCGGATGCAGCCGCCGGGCGGTAACGGGGTCGACCACCGCCAAGTGGCGGTGCAGGCGCACAGTTCCGTAAAGCTCCGCCGTTTCCTGCAGCCGGTTTCTGAGCCCCCGGTCGGCCTGCACCCCAAACCGGTAGTCCTCGACCACCGACCGGATATAGAACCCCGTACCGCCGACCAGCAACGGGACCCGGTTCCGCCCCAGGATGTCGGCAATCCGCTCCCCGGCCAGTTGCTGGTACCGCACCACGTTGAACTCCTCATCCGGGTCCGCGACGTCGATCAGGTGGTGCGGCACACCGCGCCTCTCGGATGCGGACGGTTTGGCCGTGCCGATATCCATCCCCCGGTAAACCATCATCGAATCGGCCGAGACGATCTCCCCACCGCAAGCCAAGGCGACGTCGATACCGGCCTCGGTTTTTCCCGTAGCCGTGGGTCCGGCGATTATGACCAAGAGGAGCGGCCCGCTCACGGCTCATCCCCGTCCAGCGCGATGATCCCGTAGGCCACGGGCGAATAGCGGCCCCCGGTGATCTGGCGGAAGCCCAGACGCTCAAATTCGGGGCTGCCCGCCCGCTCCTTCAGCACCACCCTGCGGCGCGCGACGCGAACCGCCTCGTCGACCGACTCGGGGTCGAGTGGGCGCGTGTCGGCCAAGGGACGGAGCGATTCCATCGCGCTCGAAGCGTGACGGGGCCTCCGGAACATGGGATCGAAATAGACCACGTCGAAGCTTCGATCCTCAAGAAGCCGCAGGTACTCCCGGTGATCGGCGGTCACGACTTCCACCCGCCGCATCGCCCGGGCCAACGGACCGTCGTGCGGGCCATGCTCCAGACCGTGCCGCACCAGCAGGGCCACCACGGACACCGCTTCCAATCCCACCACGCTTCCCCCGTCGCCCACCACGTGCCCGGCGACCAGGGCGTCGGCTCCCAGGCCCAGCGTACAGTCCAGGACACTGTCTCCGGCCTTGAGCCCCATAGCCTGTATCATCTGGTCAGTTTTCCCAGCCTCTATTCTTCTTATGCGCACCTTGCCCAGCCCGGGGTGGAAGAAGAACTCCCTTCCCGCAAACACCAGTCCCACGCGCCGTCGGGACACCACCACCACCGCCTGCGCCCCGTGTTCCCCGCGCAGGGCCTCCAGGCTTTCACGGCTGCGGGGCACGTACGGCACACCCAACGTCCGGCTTATCTCTTCGGCATCCAGCCGCTCCGCATGACGCGGCCGGGCGGATGTGGTGACCAGGATGTTCACGGCGCCGCTCATTCGCGCCGAAACCGCCGCGCAAGTTCCGAAAAACCAAGCCTGATGAAGGTGGGACGGCCGTGCGGGCACGAGTAAGGTTCGGTACAGCGCCCAAGGTCCGCCAGCAGCGCGGCCGCCTCCGGGCCGGACGGCTTGTCCCCGCCGCGGACCGCCCGGTGGCAGGCCAGGACCGCCGCCACCACCCGGCGGAAAGCATCCGTGTCCACCGGCCGTTCCAGGGCCAGCCGGTCCAGAATGTCGTTGAGCAGGGCGGTTTCCACACCCGGCCGCAGGAAGGAAGGCACCGTCCGGATCACCCAGGCGCCTTCCCCGAACGGGTCGACCTCAAAACCGGCCGGCCGCAGGAAGGAGCCGTACTCTTCAAGGATTTGCGCCTCACGTTCCCGTATTTCCGCCGCCACCGGGACCACAAGCTGCCTCCCGGCGGACTGCTCCAGCGCGCGCAAGTACCGCTCGAACAGGACCCGCTCGTGCGCCGCGTGCTGATCCAAGACGTAAAGGCCGTCGGCCCCTCCGGCCAGGATGTAGGCGGGCGGCAGAAAGCCCAGGGGCTCCAGTTCCGGGAATTCCGGGTAGCCGGTGCTTTCCTCGCGCAGTTGGGCTTCCCTGCTCTGGAGCGTCATCTGCAACGGTATCCGGTACTCGGCCTCCATACCGGAAAAACCGGCGGAGGCCGGCGGTGCGCAACCGCTTCCCCGGACCGGCATTTCCGGACGCAGGGCCTCGCGCACCGCCCGCTGCACCAAAAGATACACGTCCCGGGGCCGACTGAAGCGGACTTCGTGCTTCGCCGGGTGAACGTTGATGTCCACCAGTTCGGGCGCGACCGACAGGTGCAACACCAATACCGCGTGCCGGCCCGCCGGCATCACGCCGTGCAGCGCCTCTTCGGCCGCCGTTCCCAGATAGGCGCTGCGGATGTACCGGCCGTTCACGAAGAACACCTGGTGCCGCCTGCTGCTCCGCGACACCCCGGAACGGCCCACGCAACCCCACACCCCGAGCCCCTGATCCGCAAGCCTTACCGGGACCATCTCCCGGGCCACCGCGGTCCCGAACACCGCGCCGACCGCGTCCAAAAGGTCGCCGGAACCGGAAGTCGCCAGCACCCGGCGGCCGTTCGCGGTCAGGCGGAAAGCAACGTCGGGCCGCGACAGGGCCAGGCGGTCCACCATCTCCGAAATCAGCGCTCCCTCGTGGGCGGCACTCCGGATGAATTTTCTGCGGCCCGGGGTATTGAAGAAAAGATCGCCGACGGTAACCACCGTGCCGGGAGCACCACCGAATACACCGGTGGAAAGCGACCGCCCGCCCTCAGTGGTCAGGACAGTTCCGGCGGGCAGTTCCGCCGGGCGGGTTTGAATCGTCAAGCGGGAAACGGCCGCGATGCTGGGCAGGGCCTCCCCCCGGAAACCCAAAGTCCGGACGGTCTCCAGGTCGGCCGCAGCGCGGATTTTGCTGGTGGCGTGCCGCTGGAGGGCCAGTTCGGCGTCGGCCGGTTCCATCCCGCACCCGTCGTCGGTGACCGTGATCCGCTCCAGGCCGCCGGCGGCGATGTCGATGTGCACCACGCGGGCCCCGGCATCAAGTGCGTTTTCCACCAATTCCTTGACCACCGCCGCCGGCCGCTCCACCACCTCGCCGGCGGCGATCCGGGAGACGGTCTCAACGTCCAAAACCCTAATCCGCGCCAAGCTCTTCACCTACCCTGTAAATAGCCCTCTCCCTCTGGGAGAGGGTAAGGGTGAGGGGTATTCGCGAATCCTTTCCGGCACGCCGCCATCCTCTCCCGCCCGGGAGGCTAAGGGGGACAGTCCCCTTCCGCCGCCGTTTCAGCCGTTCCCCTCGCTTCCCCGGCTCTCTTTTTGCATTCCGGCCGGGGCTAAGGGAGACTGTCCCCCTGGGGCCGCCGGCGCCTGTCCCCTTCCGCGCCCGTCCGCTCCCGCGCCAGTGCCCTTTGCCACTCGTCGAGCTTGCCGAGCGCTTCGAGCGGCGTCATATTCAATACGTCCAGGCGGCGCAGTTCACTCACCACCGGGTGTTCCTTCTGCCGGGGGAACAGTTCGAGTTGCGTCGTCGCGCTCCGTTTCCAGCGCTCGACCGCCTGGCCGTTCTCCAGCCGCTCCAGGACTTCCCGGGCCCGGGCGATTACCGCGGGCGGCAATCCGGCCAAGCGGGCCACCTGAATCCCGTAGCTGCGGTCAGCCTTCCCCGGGACCACCCGGTGCAGGAACACGATCTCGTCGCCATCCTCGGACACGGTCACGGTGTGGTTCATCACCCCCGAAAGCGCGTCCAGGGTGGTCAGTTCGTGGTAGTGTGTGGAAAACAGGGTCTTTGCTCCGACCCGCCGGTGCAGGTATTCAATCAGCGCCCGGGCCAGGCTCATGCCGTCGTAGGTGCTTGTCCCGCGCCCCACCTCGTCCATAACGATCAGGCTCGCCGGGGTGGCCTGCTCCAGGATCGTCCGGCACTCGTTCATTTCGACCATGAACGTGCTCTCCCCGCCCGCCAGGTTGTCGGCCGCCCCCACCCTGGTAAAAATCCGGTCCACCACCCCGATCTCGGCCGCCTCCGCCGGCACAAAGCTGCCCACCTGGGCCATCAAGACGATCAGGGCGACCTGGCGCATGTAGGTGCTCTTTCCGGCCATGTTCGGTCCGGTCAGGATCATGATCCGGCAGTCTCCATCCAGCAGGGCGTCGTTCGGCACGAACCGGCCGGGTCCCAGCACCCGCTCCACCACCGGGTGCCGCCCGCTCTTGATCCGGATCCGGTCCGTACCGTCCACCACCGGCGCGGTGTAGTTCTCCCTCACGGCCGCCTCGGCCAGGGAGGCAAGGGCGTCGACACCGGCCACCGCCCGCGCCGACCGCTGAATCCGGGCCAGTTCGGAGTGCACCCGGTTCCGGAGTTCCCCGAACAGGTGGTACTCCAACTCCACCAGCCGTTCCCGGGCCCCCAGGACCAGGCTTTCGTATTCCTTCAATTCGGGGGTGATGTAGCGCTCCGCATTCACCAGGGTCTGCCGCCGC
Proteins encoded in this region:
- a CDS encoding CoB--CoM heterodisulfide reductase iron-sulfur subunit B family protein, whose amino-acid sequence is MNYAYYAGCSLHATGREFDLSARAVCARLGIGLAEIPDWNCCGASSAHSTSHLLAVSLAARNLALAEAQGAGDIVVPCAACYQRLAVARKELGEDPGLRERVARVTARDYAGRTGVRSLLEVLGGLDAEHLKAQVTRPLDGLKAACYYGCLLVRPPAVTGFDDPEDPRSMDDLVRLAGAESLPWGYKTECCGAAHGVANEPVTLKLVRDILEVARRAGADCLVCACPLCQNNLDARQEHVNRAFGTDFGLPVLYFTQLLGSAFGLSGRELGLDKHFVKFAF
- a CDS encoding 4Fe-4S dicluster domain-containing protein; translated protein: MLSKEAEETALVLNLSRAAADGAHFVEEVEKRSGQRLTHCYQCGKCTAGCPLAFSMDLMPHQVIRLVQLGLREEALDNKAVWLCSTCATCSTRCPKNVDLAALMDALRIMARREGRTRKGAGTALFNRIFLDSVRRHGRAHELGIGLQHNLRSGKPFKDSDLARGLLVRGRLKFRPSRIRGATEVARIFAEVKRMEDGQ
- a CDS encoding helicase C-terminal domain-containing protein, with product MSRTFVVLDLETTGLDPETDEIVEVGMVRIEDGKSGAVFHALVRPSRPLPARIKSLTGLNDADLADAPDWAKVRPAVTAFLGSGPVTGHHVDFDLAFLARHAGYRAARAYDTADLARLVLPGLPSYRLEFLCAHLDLPERPDHRALGDARAAAGLFAALLERFCRLEFTTQATVHRILSQTPGSPWFPLVDAVVRLGAQTLPDHGIQAAATAAGVSDWPARDPAGGAGVEFGSQAVEAVLGPGGVLARHFAGFEYREPQMQVALAVERALEQETVLTVEAGTGTGKSFAYLVPAALWALDARRRVVVSTHTINLQDQLMEKDLPVLRRALEAPLKAALLKGRGHYLCLRRWGAAADGQSFQPEEGLLYARIAVWLTLTGTGDRAELSLRPGERGFWDGVAAGDWGCAHAHCGFNNACFLQRARRAAERAHLVITNHSLLLSDLRMENRLLPTYGALVLDEAHHLEDVATEQLGTTLSLAGFERWVEGLNRLTGKIGRHYPDNRDEFLRDGEALLAAARHFFALLGARLLRTKAPDDDFAVVRLGPGDLQSGPETAGSHLELAGSLEAYLQRLSRAIERLSGGSVPAVREELRLELDLESAAGKRLAGDLDFVCTAADPGYVFWLEGGGRRTAGGVLRAAPVHVGELLHDGLFRSGKPVVLTSATLTVRRSFAFFQERVGLSSVPRDLRESLIVGSPFTYAEQALLYVVTDLPDPGDGDGTYLDAVTAALGRIAGITKGRTLALFTAHKALRTAYRRLKPVLEQQGLELLGHGLDGGRARLLQHFRSTPQAVLFGAASFWEGVDVPGDALSCLVIVKLPFEPPNRPVLQARREEVRRRGRSDFNDLCLPQAVLRLKQGFGRLIRTTSDRGVVFILDNRLVRKRYGALFLESLPAVPVYGSLEAGLEAAAEFLFDGTFASPKP
- a CDS encoding LapA family protein is translated as MQMFLFFGLLFAFLVAVFAVQNVDPVAIEFLFWRVKEISLSLVVLGSVFAGALIALVLGMARQFRMGRRIKELTAKLAGYEMGAKGTPKAEKPDQPAATGEARPEAESGGMRGRE
- a CDS encoding carbon-nitrogen hydrolase family protein encodes the protein MSVIKAGICQMPVTMNKEQNLARAREMASEAARAGARVVVLPEMFNCPYRHEFFTRFAETYPDGDTYRMLAGTARDLGVYLIGGSIPEAEEGRTYNTCFVYGPDGRMLGRQRKLNLFRIATEELVFRESDTLSPGTGPPVVFVTPLVTFGVAICFDLRFPELFSDLAARGAELIVVPGAFNTVTGPLHWELLLRSRAVDNQVFVAGAGPAWTKDSPYPYHGHSLVASPWAEVVAAADERERVLLAEIDLGRVAEVRKRLPLCRNGKFSI